A genomic stretch from Anoplolepis gracilipes chromosome 16, ASM4749672v1, whole genome shotgun sequence includes:
- the LOC140674879 gene encoding uncharacterized protein isoform X2, whose product MRSFVASESARSNTTGAIFENDEEELLANMNLTTFKERYRRLIPYMTFYVANNYLHTQATLEQNYVKEPSTNLLRKLPPPQQPLIRLGGVPRRGSNKYRVNSSSQDKKFVPSVQFDPRNIGGDNDHFTPVKYNTKINYADYSTPSYQLYQVENTYPEITTPSTQILQNDNRYFVATRPLRLPVPAREQYLVKKPLLGGPQDDYDQDTASIPNVILNYPNKEFDDLRYIPPPIHANVQQQSVKSPVTSQVYRKPNVNINNLIESFQLSERLPEMLNKDNIDSSIKALLEILNILHNSRQENLPQPQQEPLLLPPILLNYKPKIYTRPKVITETRFQATPNPLLITDDPERYKAEHDDVRIKTPLQPDYNINHIKDEKVEYYNPYAQDNLNESKQQGLRPTSRPDTTEHTYEITEDLSDDILHDEQYTLPISTETSTSQKYMAPNEITHPKPKTSLKYGATRGKPHIDYPAYATIPETDFSCKDQRYKGFFGDPATRCQVWHYCDLNGGKSSFLCPNGTIFSQVALTCDWWFNVKCETTTQLYVLNERLYKYILPIMPKFPEDFTGPEVDRYLELKFKEMEAKLKEKKLKKQQEDKGKHKGKSETSNDEE is encoded by the exons ATGCGAAGCTTCGTAGCATCGGAGTCAGCAAGGTCGAATACGACCGGCGCTATTTTCGAGAATGATGAGGAAGAGTTACTCGCGAACATGAATTTGACAACGTTCAAAGAGAGATACCGGAGATTGATACCCTACATGACTTTCTATGTCGCTAACAACTACTTGCACACCCAAGCTACGTTAGAGCAAAATTATGTAAAGGAACCATCGACCAATTTGCTTCGGAAACTCCCACCGCCGCAGCAGCCTTTGATCCGGCTCGGCGGCGTGCCGAGACGAGGAAGTAACAAATACCGTGTCAATTCATCCAGTCAAGACAAGAAGTTTGTTCCATCCGTACAATTCGATCCCAGGAACATCGGAGGCGACAATGATCACTTTACACCGGTCAAATATAACACCAAGATCAACTATGCCGACTATTCCACTCCGTCTTATCAGCTTTATCAGGTGGAAAATACTTATCCCGAGATCACCACGCCTTCCACTCAGATCTTGCAAAATGACAATCGATATTTCGTCGCTACGAGACCCCTGCGACTTCCCGTTCCCGCGCGAGAGCAATACTTGGTCAAGAAACCGCTGCTCGGTGGCCCGCAGGACGATTACGACCAGGATACGGCGAGTATACCGAACGTCATCCTTAACTACCCTAATAAAGAATTCGACGATCTGAGGTACATTCCACCGCCGATACATGCGAACGTGCAGCAGCAGTCGGTGAAATCACCCGTCACCTCGCAAGTTTATCGAAAGCCGAACGtgaatattaacaatttaatcgAGAGTTTTCAGTTGTCCGAGCGACTGCCAGAGATGTTGAACAAAGACAACATCGACAGCAGTATCAAGGCGCTCCTGGAGATCCTCAATATCCTGCACAACTCGCGGCAGGAAAATTTGCCGCAACCGCAACAAGAACCGTTACTGTTGCCGCCTATATTGCTCAATTACAAACCGAAAATATACACGCGGCCGAAAGTAATTACCGAGACGAGGTTCCAGGCGACACCGAATCCTCTATTGATCACCGATGATCCAGAACGATACAAGGCGGAACACGACGACGTCCGGATTAAGACACCGTTGCAACCcgattacaatataaatcatataaaagatgaaaagGTAGAATACTACAACCCTTATGCGCAGGATAATTTGAACGAATCTAAGCAGCAAGGACTCAGGCCAACCTCCAGACCTGACACGACCGAACACACCTACGAGATCACGGAGGATCTTAGTGACGACATCCTACATGACGAACAATATACCTTGCCAATTTCTACGGAAACGTCCACGAGTCAGAAATACATGGCGCCCAATGAAATTACACACCCGAAACCGAAAACATCCTTAAAATACGGTGCAACGCGCGGAAAACCTCACATCGACTATCCAGCGTACGCGACCATACCTGAAACCGATTTCTCTTGCAAAGATCAAAGATATAAAGGGTTTTTCGGTGATCCAGCGACCAGATGCCAA GTGTGGCATTACTGCGATCTTAACGGCGGTAAATCGTCGTTTTTATGTCCGAACGGTACAATATTTAGTCAGGTAGCATTGACCTGCGATTGGTGGTTTAATGTGAAATGCGAGACGACTACTCAACTATACGTTTTAAACGAACgattgtacaaatatatccTGCCAATTATGCCCAAGTTTCCTGAGGATTTTACCGGTCCGGAAGTAGATCGATACTTAGAACTCAAATTTAAAGAGATGGAAGCAaaactgaaagaaaaaaaactaaagaaaCAGCAAGAGGATAAGGGCAAACATAAAGGTAAATCTGAAACGTCGAATGACGAAGAATAG
- the LOC140674879 gene encoding uncharacterized protein isoform X1 has translation MRPSQRDAHDAHRVRIALLSLVAVFLMRSFVASESARSNTTGAIFENDEEELLANMNLTTFKERYRRLIPYMTFYVANNYLHTQATLEQNYVKEPSTNLLRKLPPPQQPLIRLGGVPRRGSNKYRVNSSSQDKKFVPSVQFDPRNIGGDNDHFTPVKYNTKINYADYSTPSYQLYQVENTYPEITTPSTQILQNDNRYFVATRPLRLPVPAREQYLVKKPLLGGPQDDYDQDTASIPNVILNYPNKEFDDLRYIPPPIHANVQQQSVKSPVTSQVYRKPNVNINNLIESFQLSERLPEMLNKDNIDSSIKALLEILNILHNSRQENLPQPQQEPLLLPPILLNYKPKIYTRPKVITETRFQATPNPLLITDDPERYKAEHDDVRIKTPLQPDYNINHIKDEKVEYYNPYAQDNLNESKQQGLRPTSRPDTTEHTYEITEDLSDDILHDEQYTLPISTETSTSQKYMAPNEITHPKPKTSLKYGATRGKPHIDYPAYATIPETDFSCKDQRYKGFFGDPATRCQVWHYCDLNGGKSSFLCPNGTIFSQVALTCDWWFNVKCETTTQLYVLNERLYKYILPIMPKFPEDFTGPEVDRYLELKFKEMEAKLKEKKLKKQQEDKGKHKGKSETSNDEE, from the exons TTGCAGTTTTCTTAATGCGAAGCTTCGTAGCATCGGAGTCAGCAAGGTCGAATACGACCGGCGCTATTTTCGAGAATGATGAGGAAGAGTTACTCGCGAACATGAATTTGACAACGTTCAAAGAGAGATACCGGAGATTGATACCCTACATGACTTTCTATGTCGCTAACAACTACTTGCACACCCAAGCTACGTTAGAGCAAAATTATGTAAAGGAACCATCGACCAATTTGCTTCGGAAACTCCCACCGCCGCAGCAGCCTTTGATCCGGCTCGGCGGCGTGCCGAGACGAGGAAGTAACAAATACCGTGTCAATTCATCCAGTCAAGACAAGAAGTTTGTTCCATCCGTACAATTCGATCCCAGGAACATCGGAGGCGACAATGATCACTTTACACCGGTCAAATATAACACCAAGATCAACTATGCCGACTATTCCACTCCGTCTTATCAGCTTTATCAGGTGGAAAATACTTATCCCGAGATCACCACGCCTTCCACTCAGATCTTGCAAAATGACAATCGATATTTCGTCGCTACGAGACCCCTGCGACTTCCCGTTCCCGCGCGAGAGCAATACTTGGTCAAGAAACCGCTGCTCGGTGGCCCGCAGGACGATTACGACCAGGATACGGCGAGTATACCGAACGTCATCCTTAACTACCCTAATAAAGAATTCGACGATCTGAGGTACATTCCACCGCCGATACATGCGAACGTGCAGCAGCAGTCGGTGAAATCACCCGTCACCTCGCAAGTTTATCGAAAGCCGAACGtgaatattaacaatttaatcgAGAGTTTTCAGTTGTCCGAGCGACTGCCAGAGATGTTGAACAAAGACAACATCGACAGCAGTATCAAGGCGCTCCTGGAGATCCTCAATATCCTGCACAACTCGCGGCAGGAAAATTTGCCGCAACCGCAACAAGAACCGTTACTGTTGCCGCCTATATTGCTCAATTACAAACCGAAAATATACACGCGGCCGAAAGTAATTACCGAGACGAGGTTCCAGGCGACACCGAATCCTCTATTGATCACCGATGATCCAGAACGATACAAGGCGGAACACGACGACGTCCGGATTAAGACACCGTTGCAACCcgattacaatataaatcatataaaagatgaaaagGTAGAATACTACAACCCTTATGCGCAGGATAATTTGAACGAATCTAAGCAGCAAGGACTCAGGCCAACCTCCAGACCTGACACGACCGAACACACCTACGAGATCACGGAGGATCTTAGTGACGACATCCTACATGACGAACAATATACCTTGCCAATTTCTACGGAAACGTCCACGAGTCAGAAATACATGGCGCCCAATGAAATTACACACCCGAAACCGAAAACATCCTTAAAATACGGTGCAACGCGCGGAAAACCTCACATCGACTATCCAGCGTACGCGACCATACCTGAAACCGATTTCTCTTGCAAAGATCAAAGATATAAAGGGTTTTTCGGTGATCCAGCGACCAGATGCCAA GTGTGGCATTACTGCGATCTTAACGGCGGTAAATCGTCGTTTTTATGTCCGAACGGTACAATATTTAGTCAGGTAGCATTGACCTGCGATTGGTGGTTTAATGTGAAATGCGAGACGACTACTCAACTATACGTTTTAAACGAACgattgtacaaatatatccTGCCAATTATGCCCAAGTTTCCTGAGGATTTTACCGGTCCGGAAGTAGATCGATACTTAGAACTCAAATTTAAAGAGATGGAAGCAaaactgaaagaaaaaaaactaaagaaaCAGCAAGAGGATAAGGGCAAACATAAAGGTAAATCTGAAACGTCGAATGACGAAGAATAG